A genomic segment from bacterium BMS3Abin08 encodes:
- the kinE_4 gene encoding sporulation kinase E, which yields MSIRLKLLVFLLAFLLITALFGLGSVYVFDKMTGNLELMNRVAVEHDLYEELKTSIIRYSANAKDWAYFGKKKYLFQYNSERDTILKNFGDVNDVVKDKERLSKVGKLFETLDSIASEIFSYRNPLGNVAVMHLIRQFDDVELKLLTTIEEMEVSSIDEIRKAVKESGELKKSLSEYVALVIFFTVFSFVFLILLITRSIGKPFRELLELTGGMNVEDIHDGAERMGTDEFGVIARRFGAVVNKLRDSEETLKKRLSETELLLEVTRIASATLGLQDSLRMIAETVAKRMEFDYVAIYLLDNETMKFHLQASNDDVFEDTFEFSGNGMCSEMKTKPDGSEMIAPCKADAPCIKDKIGALFAIPVIRDGVCKGVLVVGIAKKRSFTGSEINVIRILAHSISTIIKNSELYTSAISQLNKITVLYELSNALTVVLDLDELLKKVSYDVSRLLSAKGCIIRMKEGDVLEIRAHYGIPAGIVEDMELQVGEGLAGKVAETGRALIVEDVAEMPEDVRVPKLKVKSVICIPLKIADEVVGTLGLYDKMDKDGEVVSFGYDDLKTTEGFGYIVSLAIEKVRLFELHVKKEKEALEAKKRLDILFDSVQSGIVTLDRSYRILSVNRFIEEFLNLKAEEIVGKDAVRVFHDKGGICPHCVAKLTFETGDINLITQSKGANYAELGSYPVYDEDGKVSEAVVLVQDITDRVLYQEEIITLYREVAQTKEYLESLIDNSADAIVTTDLKGIVTSWNRGAERIYGFTEEEAMGAFLPFIPDFMLDTEMQYIERIMEGETIKDMEMMRKRKDGSMIEVSLTLSPIKDATGEVIGISGISRDISEKKKVEKELIRRNQELSRLFFISSAMRGTLEVERLLRMVLTAVTMSDGLGFNRAILFLINEEKGTLHGVMGVGPSTSDEAWQIWEQLSLEKKTLPEILREIDEGPLRKDSFLDRLSTGLEVPVKGERGLSFAINEKQSVNIKDARNDPLADPEIIQQLGSEAYAIVPLIARNRVIGVLWVDNYFNRKPITEEDMRFLAGFSDQVASAIESARLFEQVKLAEMELENIFESISDLLYITTEDYTIRNINKAVVEKVGRPKEEIIGRKCYEIFHGMDRPYERCPHHKTVTTRKAYIEEFEDPYRGGTMLTSTSPLFDGRGEFIGTVHIVRDITELQRLRERLSQAERMATLGEVAAKVAHEIRNPLVSIGGFSRRLEGKLEGQLKDYATVITREVGRLEGILRDILSFVRDVRIKKENVQVVDILKEIISLYLHEIRKKGIVLETDYQDPLYLYIDPNRMKEALINIIGNAIQVLKHENLLKITTYRSDGYGIIEVSDTGPGIEEKDLPFIFDPFFTTKIDGTGLGLAITHRIVEEHKGRIEVSSEKGKGTTFKIYLPCKIKETGGEEL from the coding sequence ATGAGTATCAGGTTGAAGCTCCTGGTGTTTCTGCTTGCCTTTCTTCTGATAACGGCCCTCTTTGGTCTTGGCAGCGTCTATGTCTTCGATAAAATGACCGGCAATCTTGAACTTATGAACAGGGTTGCAGTCGAGCACGATCTCTATGAAGAACTGAAGACGTCTATTATCAGGTATTCTGCAAATGCCAAGGACTGGGCCTATTTCGGCAAAAAGAAGTATCTCTTCCAATACAACAGCGAACGCGATACGATTCTAAAGAACTTCGGGGACGTAAATGATGTTGTAAAGGACAAGGAACGCCTCTCGAAGGTGGGGAAGCTATTTGAAACACTGGATAGCATTGCTTCCGAGATTTTCTCCTACAGGAACCCCTTGGGCAATGTCGCCGTGATGCATCTTATAAGGCAGTTCGATGACGTGGAATTAAAGCTCCTCACTACTATCGAGGAGATGGAGGTATCCTCCATAGATGAAATAAGGAAGGCTGTAAAGGAGTCGGGAGAGCTGAAGAAGTCCCTGTCGGAGTATGTTGCCCTGGTAATATTTTTTACGGTCTTTTCCTTCGTGTTTTTGATCCTTCTTATCACGAGGTCAATCGGGAAGCCCTTCAGGGAACTGCTGGAGCTTACCGGGGGCATGAATGTGGAGGACATACATGACGGGGCTGAAAGAATGGGGACTGACGAGTTCGGGGTTATAGCGAGGCGCTTCGGTGCAGTGGTCAATAAACTGAGGGACTCTGAGGAGACCCTCAAGAAAAGACTCTCTGAGACGGAACTGCTCCTTGAGGTTACCAGGATAGCAAGCGCCACGCTCGGTCTGCAGGATTCATTAAGAATGATTGCTGAAACAGTAGCAAAGAGGATGGAGTTTGACTACGTTGCCATATATCTACTCGATAACGAGACCATGAAATTCCATCTGCAGGCATCCAATGATGATGTTTTTGAGGATACGTTTGAATTCAGCGGCAACGGTATGTGTAGTGAGATGAAAACAAAACCCGATGGTTCCGAAATGATAGCGCCATGTAAAGCGGATGCCCCGTGTATAAAAGATAAAATCGGGGCTCTCTTCGCTATTCCTGTAATAAGGGATGGGGTATGCAAGGGAGTCCTGGTTGTCGGTATTGCCAAGAAGAGGAGTTTTACCGGGAGTGAAATCAATGTTATCAGAATACTTGCCCACTCCATCAGCACAATAATAAAGAACTCGGAACTATATACATCTGCAATAAGCCAGCTCAACAAAATCACGGTCCTCTATGAACTCTCAAATGCCCTGACGGTTGTCCTTGACCTGGATGAGTTACTGAAGAAGGTCTCTTACGATGTCAGCCGTCTCCTTTCGGCAAAGGGATGTATAATCAGGATGAAGGAGGGCGATGTACTGGAGATCAGGGCACATTATGGGATTCCTGCCGGGATTGTAGAAGATATGGAACTGCAGGTTGGGGAGGGGTTAGCCGGAAAGGTGGCCGAGACGGGAAGGGCATTAATCGTGGAGGATGTCGCCGAGATGCCGGAGGACGTGAGGGTGCCCAAGCTTAAAGTCAAATCCGTGATTTGCATCCCCCTCAAGATCGCTGATGAGGTGGTAGGAACCCTTGGCCTCTATGACAAGATGGATAAGGACGGAGAGGTTGTTTCCTTTGGCTATGATGATCTGAAGACTACGGAGGGTTTCGGCTATATAGTTTCCCTCGCTATCGAGAAGGTAAGGCTGTTCGAGTTGCATGTCAAGAAGGAGAAGGAGGCCCTTGAGGCCAAAAAGCGGCTTGATATCCTCTTTGACAGCGTCCAGAGCGGGATTGTGACCCTTGACAGAAGCTACCGGATTCTCTCCGTTAACAGGTTTATTGAAGAGTTCCTGAACCTCAAGGCAGAGGAGATAGTAGGCAAGGATGCCGTAAGGGTCTTTCATGACAAGGGGGGTATATGTCCGCACTGTGTGGCCAAGCTCACCTTCGAGACCGGGGATATCAACCTCATTACGCAATCAAAGGGTGCAAATTATGCCGAGCTGGGTTCCTACCCGGTATACGATGAGGACGGCAAGGTTTCCGAGGCCGTTGTTCTTGTACAGGACATTACAGACAGGGTCCTGTATCAGGAGGAGATTATTACGCTTTACCGTGAAGTTGCCCAGACAAAGGAGTATCTGGAGAGTCTTATTGACAACTCTGCCGATGCAATCGTTACCACCGACCTTAAGGGAATTGTGACGTCCTGGAACAGGGGAGCCGAGAGGATCTACGGCTTTACCGAAGAGGAGGCCATGGGGGCGTTTCTGCCGTTTATACCTGATTTTATGCTCGATACGGAGATGCAGTACATTGAGAGGATCATGGAGGGGGAAACCATAAAGGATATGGAGATGATGAGAAAACGGAAGGATGGTTCCATGATTGAGGTGAGCCTGACCCTTTCACCTATTAAGGATGCAACGGGAGAGGTGATAGGCATAAGTGGTATCTCAAGAGACATCTCGGAGAAGAAGAAGGTCGAGAAAGAGCTGATCAGGAGGAACCAGGAACTCTCAAGGCTGTTTTTTATCAGTTCTGCAATGAGAGGGACGCTTGAAGTCGAGAGGCTTTTAAGGATGGTCCTTACAGCGGTCACGATGAGTGACGGACTCGGCTTCAACAGGGCCATACTCTTTTTAATCAATGAAGAAAAGGGCACGTTGCATGGAGTTATGGGGGTGGGTCCGTCAACCTCGGATGAGGCATGGCAGATATGGGAACAGCTCTCGCTGGAGAAAAAAACGCTTCCCGAGATCTTGAGAGAGATAGATGAGGGTCCGTTAAGGAAGGATTCTTTCCTCGACAGGTTGAGCACCGGACTCGAGGTGCCCGTCAAGGGAGAGAGAGGGCTTTCCTTTGCAATTAACGAGAAGCAGAGCGTTAACATCAAGGACGCAAGAAATGATCCCCTGGCCGATCCCGAGATTATACAGCAGCTTGGTTCCGAGGCCTACGCTATTGTCCCCTTAATTGCAAGGAATAGGGTGATAGGTGTGCTCTGGGTTGACAACTACTTTAACCGCAAACCTATAACAGAGGAGGATATGAGGTTCCTTGCCGGTTTTTCCGACCAGGTTGCCTCTGCAATAGAGAGTGCAAGGTTGTTCGAACAGGTCAAACTTGCTGAGATGGAACTGGAGAATATCTTTGAGTCCATATCAGACCTGCTTTACATTACTACCGAAGATTACACGATCAGAAATATCAACAAGGCGGTAGTGGAAAAGGTGGGCAGGCCCAAGGAAGAAATAATCGGCCGTAAGTGTTACGAGATCTTTCATGGTATGGACAGGCCTTATGAAAGGTGCCCCCACCACAAGACGGTGACGACGAGGAAGGCCTATATAGAGGAATTTGAAGACCCTTACAGGGGAGGCACAATGCTGACGTCGACATCTCCTCTTTTTGATGGAAGGGGGGAGTTTATAGGAACCGTCCATATCGTCAGGGACATAACGGAATTACAAAGGCTCAGGGAGAGGCTCTCCCAGGCGGAAAGGATGGCAACGCTGGGAGAGGTTGCAGCCAAGGTCGCTCATGAGATCAGGAACCCCCTCGTATCCATCGGTGGCTTTTCCAGGAGGCTCGAGGGAAAGCTCGAAGGTCAATTGAAGGATTATGCAACGGTTATAACAAGGGAGGTGGGGCGGCTCGAGGGAATTCTTAGGGATATTCTGAGTTTTGTCAGGGATGTAAGGATCAAGAAGGAGAATGTGCAAGTGGTGGACATCCTGAAAGAGATAATATCCCTTTATTTGCATGAAATCAGGAAGAAGGGTATTGTGCTGGAAACCGATTATCAGGACCCTCTTTATCTTTATATCGATCCGAACAGGATGAAGGAGGCGCTTATCAACATAATAGGAAATGCAATACAGGTGCTGAAACATGAGAACCTCCTTAAGATCACGACTTACAGGTCTGATGGCTATGGTATAATTGAGGTTAGTGACACCGGGCCGGGAATAGAGGAGAAGGACCTTCCCTTTATATTTGACCCCTTCTTTACCACCAAGATCGATGGTACCGGTCTCGGACTTGCTATAACACACCGGATAGTAGAGGAACACAAGGGAAGAATCGAGGTATCAAGCGAAAAGGGAAAAGGAACAACCTTTAAGATATATCTGCCTTGTAAAATAAAAGAAACCGGGGGTGAGGAATTATGA
- the spo0F_4 gene encoding sporulation initiation phosphotransferase F, protein MKILVVDDDPSIRMLYKEELEDEGYDVVVASSGKQAIELFQRENPDLVTLDILMPDMDGIQVLRKMKEIKPRLPIVMSTAYDYRDDFAVWASEAYVVKSSDTTELKDTIRKLLQK, encoded by the coding sequence ATGAAGATACTCGTTGTTGATGATGATCCTTCGATCAGGATGCTGTACAAGGAGGAGCTTGAGGATGAGGGGTATGATGTCGTCGTAGCAAGTTCCGGCAAGCAGGCTATAGAACTCTTTCAGCGGGAGAACCCCGATCTCGTGACCCTTGATATCCTTATGCCTGATATGGACGGTATCCAGGTCCTGAGAAAGATGAAGGAGATAAAACCCCGTCTCCCCATCGTAATGTCTACGGCATACGATTACCGGGATGATTTTGCGGTATGGGCATCAGAGGCATATGTGGTGAAGTCATCCGACACAACCGAACTTAAAGATACGATCAGGAAACTTTTACAGAAATAA
- a CDS encoding outer membrane protein transport protein, giving the protein MKSILRCLVFLGLVSVMVSPVLATNGDNLIAIGPISRAMGGVGIAAPQDAISAVFSNPAAMSFSPYCPGSEFNFAGTLFMPHVEAKVTVGGMSISDDSHGKVYAIPAIGISVPITNTFPLWRFGLAAYGVSGLGVDYRNSDIDNPAFFDFGPMGKFPLVAADFTQLQIMKFAPTVAYQPNENLSLGLGVHINYANLDIKNGSSFNYALGVQLGAIYKFNDMVTLGATYTSPQKVDYKNVSDLDSDGTDDDLKLEQPQEAGLGLALNLIPGKLLVEGDVKWLNWQNADGYSDFDWGNQWVFAIGAQFKPIKKIALRIGYNYSKNPLKVHDNFNGAETVSVQGKMMPRYYYETFRIIGFPAIVQHHLTMGVGYEFSNKFALHAGYMHAFKESIKENGTAPDGMTPATLESGLSEDSLEFGLTLKF; this is encoded by the coding sequence ATGAAAAGTATCTTAAGGTGCCTGGTTTTTCTTGGGCTGGTTTCTGTAATGGTTTCTCCGGTTCTTGCAACAAATGGAGACAACCTGATCGCTATCGGCCCTATTTCAAGGGCAATGGGCGGTGTAGGCATAGCTGCGCCACAGGATGCGATCAGTGCCGTCTTCTCCAACCCTGCTGCTATGAGCTTCAGCCCTTACTGCCCGGGCTCTGAATTTAATTTTGCAGGAACACTCTTTATGCCCCATGTTGAGGCAAAGGTTACAGTTGGCGGGATGTCCATTAGTGATGACAGCCACGGGAAGGTATATGCCATACCCGCCATAGGGATATCGGTTCCCATAACAAACACCTTTCCCCTCTGGCGGTTCGGACTTGCTGCATATGGTGTTTCCGGCCTTGGAGTCGATTACCGCAATTCAGATATCGACAATCCCGCCTTCTTCGACTTCGGCCCGATGGGGAAATTCCCCCTTGTAGCGGCTGATTTCACCCAGCTCCAGATAATGAAATTCGCCCCCACAGTCGCATACCAGCCAAATGAGAACCTCTCACTTGGATTGGGAGTTCATATCAACTATGCAAATCTTGATATCAAAAACGGATCTTCATTCAACTATGCCCTCGGAGTCCAGCTTGGCGCCATTTACAAGTTCAATGATATGGTCACTCTTGGAGCCACATACACATCACCCCAAAAGGTAGACTACAAGAATGTAAGTGATCTTGACAGTGACGGCACGGATGACGACCTCAAGCTTGAGCAACCCCAGGAAGCAGGGCTCGGTCTCGCCCTCAATCTGATCCCCGGAAAACTGCTCGTCGAAGGTGATGTAAAGTGGCTGAACTGGCAGAACGCCGATGGTTACAGTGATTTTGACTGGGGCAACCAGTGGGTCTTTGCAATAGGCGCCCAGTTCAAACCCATCAAAAAAATTGCTCTCAGGATCGGTTATAATTATTCAAAAAATCCGTTAAAAGTGCACGACAACTTCAACGGCGCTGAAACTGTTTCAGTCCAGGGAAAGATGATGCCTCGTTATTACTACGAGACCTTCAGGATTATCGGCTTCCCTGCCATCGTCCAACACCACTTAACCATGGGTGTGGGCTATGAGTTCTCCAACAAGTTCGCACTCCATGCAGGGTACATGCACGCCTTTAAGGAATCAATAAAGGAAAACGGGACCGCCCCTGACGGGATGACGCCTGCTACACTTGAGTCAGGCCTCAGTGAGGACAGTCTTGAATTCGGACTTACCCTGAAGTTCTGA
- the rlmD gene encoding 23S rRNA (uracil(1939)-C(5))-methyltransferase RlmD codes for MRFEASVPLYGGYVLSRREGVVFLKGALPGEVVEAEITEKKRDYSVAEVREVLEPSADRVSPACGVYGICGGCHYQHISYSGQVRVKEAVLRDVLKRIGKIEVNLDSSIVSEPWHYRKRVQFKVSKEGAVGFYRPLSHDVVQLKTCMLLSPELNVVLSRLKNSCLPVGVKELLLQCGDVLAARLYGKEVALDNAKADLGRAGVSVVPATGEGNNGDVGRMCLDLCGYHYMVTPGSFFQSNWSVNRKLVSVVASLVSALAPRRVLDLYAGAGNFSIPLSKYSAEVVAVEENPVSYGDAMENIRINGLENIKFHNRKVESLNIRGHVDVVVVDPPRTGISKGVMKKLQAVMPRWIFYISCNPATFARDLNRLSDIYDLESVRLVDMFPQTYHIETLGVLRSGQEK; via the coding sequence ATGAGATTTGAAGCATCTGTTCCACTTTATGGAGGCTATGTCCTGTCACGCAGAGAGGGAGTGGTGTTTCTAAAGGGCGCCCTCCCCGGAGAAGTGGTCGAGGCGGAAATTACAGAGAAGAAGAGGGATTACTCGGTTGCTGAGGTCAGAGAGGTGCTGGAGCCTTCAGCCGACAGGGTGAGCCCCGCCTGTGGTGTATATGGCATCTGCGGGGGATGCCACTACCAGCACATATCCTATTCCGGCCAGGTCAGGGTGAAAGAGGCAGTACTGAGGGATGTGCTTAAGAGGATAGGGAAGATAGAGGTCAATCTTGATTCCTCCATTGTCTCCGAGCCATGGCATTACAGAAAACGTGTGCAGTTCAAGGTTTCAAAAGAAGGGGCTGTTGGGTTTTACCGGCCCCTGTCACATGATGTCGTACAGTTGAAGACCTGCATGCTTCTTTCCCCCGAGTTGAACGTGGTCTTAAGCAGGCTGAAGAACTCCTGCCTGCCTGTTGGCGTCAAGGAGTTGTTGCTGCAGTGTGGGGATGTGCTTGCAGCGAGGTTATATGGAAAGGAAGTTGCCCTTGACAACGCCAAAGCGGACCTCGGAAGAGCTGGTGTATCAGTTGTGCCGGCCACCGGAGAGGGAAACAACGGGGATGTGGGGAGGATGTGCCTTGACCTATGTGGATACCACTATATGGTAACCCCCGGATCTTTTTTCCAGAGTAACTGGAGTGTGAACAGAAAGCTTGTGTCAGTTGTTGCATCCCTTGTTTCCGCCTTAGCCCCGAGGAGGGTTCTGGACCTCTATGCCGGGGCTGGAAACTTCTCCATTCCCCTCTCAAAGTACTCAGCGGAGGTGGTTGCAGTTGAGGAAAACCCTGTTTCATATGGTGACGCTATGGAGAATATCAGGATCAACGGTCTGGAGAATATAAAGTTTCACAACAGGAAGGTTGAATCCCTTAATATCAGGGGGCATGTTGATGTTGTGGTGGTAGACCCTCCCCGCACCGGGATATCCAAAGGGGTGATGAAGAAACTGCAAGCCGTCATGCCCCGGTGGATTTTCTATATCTCATGTAATCCGGCCACGTTTGCCCGTGATCTCAACAGGCTGTCGGATATCTATGATCTGGAATCCGTGAGGTTGGTTGATATGTTTCCCCAGACCTACCACATCGAGACACTGGGTGTGTTGAGAAGTGGACAGGAGAAGTGA
- the lexA_2 gene encoding lexA repressor, with amino-acid sequence MDKRDLNINQADFLAITKELLKKGKRFSFKARGGSMSPFIKDSDTVLIEPLQGRAGVGDVVLVKTADGKAILHRIAKRLNNGIVTRSDVSSSYDDFIPVENILGRVIHVSGRGFNFHLKYPFSYLIGKRLIYTPALSRIPLVRTAGKLLAGILG; translated from the coding sequence ATGGACAAAAGGGACCTCAATATCAATCAAGCGGATTTCCTTGCCATAACGAAAGAGCTGTTAAAAAAGGGAAAGCGGTTCAGTTTCAAGGCAAGGGGCGGCAGCATGTCGCCCTTTATAAAGGACAGTGACACGGTTCTGATCGAACCCCTTCAGGGGAGAGCCGGGGTTGGAGACGTTGTCCTTGTCAAAACGGCAGACGGCAAGGCAATACTTCACCGGATCGCAAAAAGATTAAATAACGGGATAGTAACCCGCAGTGATGTCTCATCATCGTATGATGACTTCATCCCTGTGGAGAACATCCTTGGAAGGGTGATCCATGTTTCGGGGAGGGGATTTAACTTTCACCTCAAATACCCCTTCAGTTATCTCATCGGGAAAAGGCTGATTTATACACCGGCTCTGTCAAGAATACCCCTTGTCCGGACAGCCGGTAAGCTCCTTGCCGGAATTCTCGGTTAA
- the ubiD gene encoding 3-octaprenyl-4-hydroxybenzoate carboxy-lyase has protein sequence MSYKDMRGFIKILEERGLLKRIKAEVDPLLEIAEINDRVVKKGGPALLFEKTKGTAFPCVVNLFGSYERMKLALEVNDLDDIGREIIALLEPDIPTNLIQKLKVLPKLKRLGDFLPKYVKTGPCKEVVIKDNPSLDRIPVLKTWPMDGGRFITLPMVFTKDPGTGERNCGMYRMQVYDPRTTGMHWHMHKDGARHYRKAEQMGKRLEVAVAIGSDPAVMYSSTAPLPEGMDEMFLAGFLRKSPVELVGCETVDLEVPANSEFVLEGYCEPRERRTEGPFGDHTGYYSLRDEFPVFHITCITHRKDAIYPATIVGKPPMEDCYIAKATERIFLPLLKKQLPEVVDMNLPLEGVFHNIALLSIDKRYPGHARKVMYALWGMGQMSFTKMIVIVDRWVDVQDTSEVVWRIGNNVDPGHDVVILEGPLDVLDHASRIPAYGGKIGIDATRKWSSEGFTREWPEDIVMSEDIKRLVDRRWDEYGL, from the coding sequence ATGTCCTATAAGGATATGAGGGGTTTCATCAAGATCCTGGAAGAGAGGGGCCTTCTGAAGAGAATAAAAGCAGAGGTTGATCCTCTCCTGGAGATCGCAGAGATAAATGACAGGGTAGTAAAAAAGGGTGGCCCTGCCCTGCTTTTTGAAAAGACTAAGGGAACCGCCTTCCCCTGTGTCGTTAACCTCTTTGGATCATATGAAAGGATGAAACTCGCCCTCGAAGTAAATGATCTCGATGACATAGGGAGAGAGATCATCGCGTTACTTGAGCCTGATATCCCGACCAACCTTATCCAGAAACTGAAGGTCCTTCCAAAACTCAAAAGACTGGGTGACTTCCTGCCGAAGTATGTTAAAACAGGTCCCTGCAAGGAGGTGGTAATCAAAGACAATCCCTCCCTCGACAGGATCCCGGTCCTGAAAACCTGGCCCATGGACGGTGGAAGGTTTATAACCCTCCCCATGGTCTTTACGAAGGACCCCGGAACCGGTGAAAGAAACTGCGGCATGTATCGTATGCAGGTCTATGACCCAAGAACAACGGGTATGCATTGGCATATGCACAAGGATGGAGCACGACACTACAGAAAGGCCGAGCAGATGGGAAAGAGGCTCGAGGTTGCAGTGGCCATCGGATCCGACCCGGCCGTAATGTACTCATCTACAGCACCCCTTCCCGAGGGGATGGACGAGATGTTTCTTGCAGGTTTTCTCAGAAAATCACCGGTAGAGCTTGTAGGATGTGAAACGGTCGATCTTGAGGTCCCGGCCAATTCTGAATTCGTACTTGAAGGATACTGTGAACCCCGCGAGAGGCGTACCGAGGGCCCCTTTGGAGACCATACCGGTTATTACTCCCTGAGGGATGAATTCCCCGTATTTCACATTACCTGCATCACCCATCGAAAAGATGCAATCTATCCCGCTACCATAGTGGGGAAACCGCCTATGGAGGACTGCTATATTGCAAAGGCAACAGAACGGATCTTCCTGCCCTTGCTGAAGAAACAACTCCCGGAGGTTGTCGATATGAACCTCCCGCTCGAGGGTGTCTTTCACAATATTGCCCTGCTGTCAATCGATAAAAGATACCCCGGACATGCAAGGAAGGTGATGTATGCACTCTGGGGCATGGGACAGATGAGTTTTACAAAGATGATTGTAATAGTGGACAGGTGGGTAGATGTCCAGGACACCTCGGAGGTTGTATGGAGAATAGGGAACAACGTTGATCCCGGGCATGATGTCGTTATCCTTGAAGGACCACTTGATGTCCTTGATCATGCCTCCCGGATCCCTGCCTACGGTGGTAAGATAGGTATCGATGCAACCAGAAAATGGTCGTCCGAGGGATTCACCAGGGAGTGGCCGGAGGATATCGTCATGTCGGAGGATATAAAAAGGCTTGTCGACCGGAGGTGGGACGAGTATGGACTGTGA
- a CDS encoding pyrroloquinoline quinone biosynthesis protein PqqD: protein MFFMEFNMTVSMDGIPIRNENIISRKIEDEYILVPMLASSDEVEQIFNLNQVGADVWERIDGKKTVKDIVEALVMEYEGEPEEIEGDVIEFLNDILDAGIIELSDEGS, encoded by the coding sequence ATGTTTTTTATGGAATTTAACATGACTGTCTCAATGGATGGTATTCCTATACGGAACGAAAATATTATCTCCAGAAAGATAGAGGACGAGTATATCCTCGTTCCCATGCTTGCATCATCGGATGAGGTGGAACAGATCTTTAATCTCAATCAGGTAGGGGCGGATGTATGGGAGAGGATAGACGGGAAGAAAACAGTAAAGGATATTGTTGAAGCGCTTGTCATGGAGTATGAGGGGGAACCCGAAGAGATAGAGGGTGACGTTATTGAGTTCCTTAATGATATCCTTGATGCCGGGATCATTGAACTGAGTGATGAGGGAAGTTGA
- the lgt gene encoding prolipoprotein diacylglyceryl transferase translates to MIRFPDIKPYIIKLGPLQIRWYGLMYLVGFMSSYLLVRYQIKEKGLKIDRKVVDDIYFYLVLGLILGARIGYVLFYNLKGYINNPLEIFAIWHGGMSFHGGLIGAIVAGVVVALRSGVDFWLFADMITITAPIGLGLGRIGNFINAELYGRVTNVPWAMVFPGSDGLPRHPSQLYEAFFEGVVLFLILWFLRNRIRLKGGLTALFLVLYGLIRFSLEFFRQPDQQLGFVVSFMTMGQVLSSLMVFAGVALYAYLKKRESFHPC, encoded by the coding sequence ATGATAAGATTTCCTGATATCAAGCCATATATAATCAAGTTAGGGCCCCTTCAGATCAGATGGTACGGACTGATGTACCTGGTTGGTTTTATGAGTTCATACCTGCTCGTCAGGTATCAGATAAAAGAGAAGGGGTTAAAGATCGATAGAAAGGTTGTCGATGATATCTATTTCTATCTTGTCCTCGGCCTTATTCTTGGGGCGAGAATCGGTTATGTGCTTTTCTATAATCTGAAGGGGTACATTAACAATCCGCTGGAGATCTTTGCTATCTGGCATGGCGGCATGTCCTTTCACGGGGGACTGATCGGCGCCATCGTAGCAGGAGTGGTGGTGGCATTAAGGAGCGGGGTTGATTTCTGGCTCTTTGCCGACATGATAACGATCACGGCGCCCATAGGTCTGGGTCTCGGAAGAATAGGCAATTTTATAAATGCAGAGCTTTACGGACGGGTTACGAACGTCCCGTGGGCAATGGTCTTTCCCGGTTCCGACGGTCTTCCGAGGCACCCTTCCCAGCTGTATGAGGCGTTCTTTGAGGGGGTTGTGCTTTTTCTGATCCTCTGGTTTTTGAGAAACAGGATAAGGTTAAAGGGTGGACTGACTGCCCTGTTTCTTGTGCTCTATGGCTTGATACGTTTCTCCCTGGAGTTTTTCAGGCAGCCGGATCAGCAGCTTGGGTTTGTCGTGTCTTTCATGACGATGGGGCAGGTGCTGAGTTCGTTGATGGTGTTTGCAGGAGTGGCACTGTACGCTTATCTGAAAAAGAGGGAATCATTCCATCCCTGTTGA
- the pad1 gene encoding putative aromatic acid decarboxylase: protein MKRYVMAITGASGSIIGLRVLETLIQHADVHLVISDAARPILQDEAGIPSGRDLRDEILNRLGKRAGLKRDEINSRLVLHDEDDLWAPVSSGSYRTDGMLIVPCSMKTLSAIANGYADSLITRAADVTLKEGRSLVISPRETPLNKIHLENMLRLSGMGVRIVPPVMGFYHKPAGIDDMIDFIAGRILDQIDVSHGLYERWQAKSGE from the coding sequence ATGAAAAGATATGTCATGGCAATTACCGGGGCCTCCGGTTCAATAATAGGCCTGAGGGTCCTTGAGACGCTCATTCAGCATGCTGATGTTCATCTTGTAATTTCCGATGCGGCCAGGCCTATCCTGCAGGATGAAGCAGGGATTCCCTCCGGGAGAGACCTCAGGGATGAGATCCTGAACCGTCTCGGGAAAAGGGCCGGATTAAAGAGGGATGAAATAAACAGCAGGTTGGTATTGCATGATGAGGATGATCTCTGGGCTCCTGTCTCGAGCGGTTCTTACAGGACGGACGGGATGCTCATAGTTCCCTGCAGTATGAAGACCCTTTCAGCCATAGCAAACGGTTATGCCGACAGCCTCATCACGAGAGCGGCAGATGTTACTTTAAAGGAGGGGCGGTCTCTTGTGATATCTCCAAGGGAGACCCCGCTGAACAAGATACATCTTGAGAACATGCTGAGGCTCTCAGGTATGGGGGTCAGGATTGTGCCGCCTGTAATGGGCTTTTATCATAAACCTGCGGGGATCGACGATATGATAGATTTCATAGCAGGCAGGATTCTCGATCAGATAGACGTAAGCCACGGTCTTTATGAGAGATGGCAGGCAAAAAGCGGAGAATAA